One region of Nitrosopumilaceae archaeon genomic DNA includes:
- the cutA gene encoding divalent cation tolerance protein CutA, with the protein MGAMIIISTYPNKKSVLKTANIVVQKQLAACVNFTKINSVYIWKGKMEKTEEFLAFFKTTSTSSSPLKIEIKKLHPYQIPEIAEIKINSINKSYFDWLVQSTRRNKSQK; encoded by the coding sequence ATGGGAGCAATGATAATAATCTCAACATATCCTAACAAGAAATCCGTTCTAAAAACTGCAAATATAGTGGTACAAAAACAGCTTGCTGCATGTGTAAACTTTACCAAAATAAATTCAGTTTACATATGGAAAGGCAAGATGGAAAAAACAGAAGAATTTTTGGCATTTTTTAAAACAACATCTACATCAAGTTCACCACTAAAAATTGAGATCAAAAAATTACATCCATACCAAATTCCAGAAATTGCAGAGATAAAAATAAATTCCATAAACAAGTCTTATTTTGATTGGCTAGTTCAATCAACTAGGCGGAACAAATCTCAAAAGTGA